The DNA sequence TACAAATTTCAATTTCTGAAAGGAGTCTGAGTCCGTAAGAGGGGAAACACAGACGATTCCACTTCCTAAAATTTGAAAGTTTTCCTGTTTCCTACTCTTTTTCCTTTATTGTTCCATTCTGAATCCCAGTTTAGATGGAAAAGAATTAACTTGGCAGCggatatatttattaattatcttttTGCTTCTTTTCCAGTGTATTGACATGCACTATCTTAGAGCAAGGTTAATGCTAATGCTATAATGGCTATAGCCATTGCTATAATTCGGCATCAAAATGTGACACTTGGTGCTAGAGTAAAACTTGTGCTCCAATGGTATTGCTAAAATGACTATATTTATTGTCGTATCCAAGTAAAAATTAATTCAATAAAGACCTATTTTTTATTAGAAGATGATGCGGATAGGATGGCTATAGCAATCTTTGATTCTAAATTTAGAATCAATTATCTATTATGCATTTTTCCATTCAGTTATAGCTATGCATTGGTAAATTTGGAATTATGTTTTAGCTATAGAACCAAATATAGCCATGCACTGGACTTGCTCTTGGGCTTTCTTCTTCATGTATAGACATAGACATTGCCACTAGGAGCATTTTATCATTTATTTAGTGTTAGGCAGTTGCTAGATGTAGTGATCCACCTACAAGGCTTCGCTCATTGTTGAAGAAGATAAGACATTTCATTATTTAGACTGCTTGCTAATGGTAATTAATGGTGCAGTTAACCTCAATTACCCTGGTGACCGGACTCTTCATATGCCTGCGTAGTGCTGCAAAAATAACACACAGAGCACAGGCTATTACGTGCCTTGCAGCAAAATGGAATGCATGTTCCACTATCAGCTCCTTTGACGACATGGAGAATGAAACCCCACGAGCTCAGATTGTTGCACCCAGGGTGGATTGTATCTTTGGAAACTCGGAATCCGATGACGAAGAAGGGGAGGAAGATGTCATAGATAATACAAATATGATGCCAATCTTTACCCGTACAATGTCCTACCAGAAGAGACAAGCTCTTGGTAAGTTTGAGCAAACATTATAACTTTTTATATTGACATATTAGGCTTATTGGCTTATGTCAGTGCTTTGTCTTTTAAAATATGACCATGTGCATAACCAGAGCAGTTTGTTGCAGTGACATACTTTGAGAACAACAAAGCGGGGATTACAGTGTTTGGATTCATGCTAGACCGGACATCACTTCGCACCATTTTTGCTATTCAGCTCTCCCTTACTCTCTGGTTGCTGAGCAAGACTATTGGATCTTCTACAATTTTCAACACTAATTTAGGATAAAAAGTCCTCCGAAGATGTTGTAGCAGGTAGGTTAATAATACCTACTTGTGTGTTTTTATACCTGTATAGCAACCACTGGTTCAGATGCTGCCTTGGACGGCCATAATAAGCTTGGGGATCAAACTCTTATATCAGAAATAACTTTAGTTCAAGTTCTCCTTGACAAAAGCTGGACAGGCAAACAATATGTTATGAAGCCGTTACCAATTTGCTGAATTAATAATATAGAACTtcaaaaaaatatgaaaaaaatttaGGGGTGTTTGGATTAGTAATTTTGACATGGAATGGGAATCTCATTCCGGGAAGGTGGATAAATCATACTCTCCCCAACCCCAAAAATTCCGTATCATTTCCATTCTCATCCACTTCATTTCCAATTCTAATTCCCCACCGCAATCCAAACGCCCCCTTAGTTAATTCATAATTCACTTTAGTGTGAGCGCTTGAGGTACCAAAGCTAGTAGTGGTTCAAGCTAAATGATACTACCATGTTCCAATAATTTACTACTTTGATTTCCTCCTAATATGTTTCATGGCTTTCAAGCTACAAGCAAACTGAACCAAATTGCACATAACATGGCTTATACAATGTAAAGTTACTACTGTAAGCTGTCTTGAGTTGACAAACTCAACTAGTAATAAATGAAATTTAACACGTAACAAGTCTTGTTCAGAAGAAAGCTAGAAAGGACCTAGTTTAGCACGTGAGCTGGACCAATGTTTTACCGGCCCAGAACTTTATTTAACTCGAAAGATCCCATGATTAGAAAGCAATTCTATGTAAAGTGCTGCTGATCACGGGTATTCAGTTTTCTGCCACAAAACTTCAGTAAACCCATATCACCCAAACACTTGGATTTTGAGGTTGACTAGTTATTAGATGTAACGCTTAAATTTGTGTAAAGTGACATATCTGTGAAATAAATGATTTGTCAACCATCACATAGCATGAATCGGCACCTATAAAGTATTACGCGGAACATGCATGGAAGTTAAGATCTAGTGCGCAACTATATAATAAACCAAAAGGTCACGATTCGAGCCAAATTATAAGGTTTCTCGTCCCTCTCttctttttcaaaaaaaattcaaaacttAAGCCACACTTAACTATCACGCAAACAAAGAAACTAAATCACCAAACTCAATGGAGGAGGGTGAAGATCATCAAAAACAAGATGAACAGGTTTTAATGAAGAAAAGCACAGCATTGGCCTACTCCGAAGATCGATTGGATGAATTAAAGAGTTTCTTTGCATGGGTTTTTATTGATCAGTCGAATATATGGCGAGCTGGTCTCTCTTGGTCCATTTTCTCTCTTCTTGCCATTGCTGTTCCACTTTTATCCCACTTTGTGTTCCATTGCAATACCTGTGATCGTAATCATAGGCGCCCTTTCGGTTCGATTGTTCAGTTGTCTCTGTCTGTTTTCTCTATTCTTTCTTTCATTAGTTTATCTTCTTTTGCAAAAAAGTATGGGCTCAGAAGATTTCTCTTTCTGGATAAATTGTGTGGTGTTAGTGCCAAGGTTCAAAGAGGTTATGCTCAACAGGTTCATGTAAGTTGCTTGATCATTTGCTTCACTTTTTTTTACAATTCACATGATCAAAAGTCATAATCATCAAGTTTAATACAGTACATTTGTTTGATCATAATAATTCATGATTAGAAAGGTCTAACCTCTAGTCGACTAAAGTTTATATAGATAGCATGCTCGAGGAGGTCAGCTCGTAGTAGATATTACGTTCCACTTGACTTAGAGAGATGACTTATAATTCAATTTTAGCTGAAATGAATTCGAGTATTTTAAGAACCGAACTCGAGTATTAAAGTAATGAATAATCTGATCGTTAGTATCCCTATTATGTCCTCTAGAATCTATGTTTGCGAAGTTTACATGTAAGGCTAGATTACAGAAGAGGAAAGTATGCTTATGGCTATAACATTTGATGATCATACATGAGTTTCTTCTTCATGTCAAGATGAGTAACATGAAATGTTAAAGTTTAGACATGTAATGGTTATTATCATTTGATGTGTATATTGTAGACAGTGAAGAGATAAACTAAGATATTGCTTCAAATGCTTTCTAATGATTAGGTTTAAAACACCTTATCAGGAATTCCTTCATATTCCTTTGCACCAATCATGTggcaaataaaaataattttcttcTGGTGCAGACATCAATGAGGCTCCTGTGCGCGTTTGTTTTTCCCTGCTTTGCTGCTGACTGTATCTACAAAATTTGGTGGTTCACCTCAGGACGAAATCAGATTCCGTATCTCATAAATGCATATCTAAGCAGTACAGTTGCTTGTGTCCTTTTGCTTTTTTCCTGGCTGTACAGAACATCCATATTCTTCCTTGTATGCGTTCTTTTCCGGTTGATATGCTATCTTCAGATCCTCAGGTTGGAAGACTTTGCTCAGGTTTTCCATAAAGAATCTGATGTGGGATTAATCTTGCTTGAACACCTGACAATCCGAAAGAATCTTCGTATTATTAGCCATAGGTTCCGGATATTCATCTTGTTGACTCTGATCTTGGTAACAGCAAGTCAGTTTGCGTCTCTGCTTGTGACATTAGAGGCTGGATCTGAAGTCAATATCTTTAATGCTGGAGAACTTGCGGTAATATTTATTTTTCCTCAACTCTTTACCTGACAATTTACAAACTTGTGTATAGATTATAAATTCTTATCATTGAAACAAATAGTCTCATcatcttttaaaattcaaaatcgTTACTAGTAATTCTAATTGTTCTCTTTGGATACACTACTTGGATGTTTGCTCATTGTAACTTGTTTTACTTGTTGCAGCTAACCTCAATGACCCTTGTGGCCGGACTCTTCATATGCCTGCGTAGTGCTGCAAAAATTACACACAGAGCACAGGCTATTACATGCCTTGCAGCAAAATGGCATGCATGTTCCACAATCAACTCCTTTGACGAAGTGGATGATGACAATCCAAGAGCTCATATTGTTGCACCTAGGATGGATTATATCAATGGACACTGGGAATCGGATCACGAAGAAGGCGATGAAGATGATATAGATAATACAAACATGATGCCAGTTTTTACTTATACAATGTCCTACCAGAAGCGACAAGCTCTTGGTGAGTTTAAACAGATCTAATAATTTTATCAATTCGATAAATTAGGCTTATCTATGTAATTTTTCGTTTAAAATAACAATATGCATAATTTGATAAAAATTTGTTGCAGTGACATACTTTGAAAACAACAAAGCGGGAATCACAGTGTTCGGATTTATGTTAGACCGGACATCACTTCATACTATTATTGCAATTCAGATGTCCCTTACTCTTTGGTTGCTGAACAAGACAATTGGTATTTAGTGTTCGTCTTTCTACGAAGCAAGAATTTTCTCTGGTCTTCTTGTCTAGATAGGTCTAGAGTCCTGCATTATAATATCTTTCTGCATTATAATTGTTGCAATATGAGCTTATTCTCCGAGGACTTAGGTTTTGTTTGGGATTGCAGTTAAAAATTGTTGTGCTCTTAAAAAAAGTGCTGCTGGAAAAAGTgttgttgtaaaaatcagattactgtttggtaatttttttgatacgtatatgttttgatgcaaaaaattaaaaataatgatgttTTTGGTAAGATTTGATGGTGAAATTAACATCTGCTTCCCGCAACAGCTGAAAAGCAGCTTTTTCTAAAAGCATGGGTGACTTACTTTCTCTAACGGCAGCTTTTAAGCCAAAAGCACTTTTCAGAAAAGtagcttttaaattttaccaaacagtttgggattgctgttaaaaattgttgtgctgTTAGAAAAAGTACTTCTGGAAAAAGtgctgttgtaaaaatcagatgactgtttggtaattttgttgatacgtatatgttttgatgcaaaaattaaaaataatgatgcttttggtaagatttgatggtgaaatcagcatctgcttcccgcaacagctgaagcagctttttctaaaagcatgggggaacttgttttctctaacagcagcttttaagccaaaagcacttttcagaaaagcagcttttaaattttaccaaacagttttttaactgtttttcagcaaaaaactgttgttgctgtctgcaacagcaataccaaacacaccctTAAATACTCTATATTGTTGCATAAAAAGCATTAAAAGATTGCATAAAACGTGTAATGTTTCTCACTTGCGGCCAAATATACATTTTGTGCTTCAAGAGTTGAGAGGCTTGATTTATAGTTGTTACTTGTTACATAGAAAAAGTAAATGGATCCAGGATCTCTGACTGGAACTTTATGCTGTGTGCAAAGGATGGATGCATAGATGTAAATTAAACATAACAACAAATTATGACGTTGCACACAATAGATAACGCGTTGAGTAAATGTAATCGGTTCACACACAAATCGTTATAGATAATTCCTAAATAGCTGTTCCTTCAAGTTTGTTTTATTCTAAGCTGCTTGAGATTTTCAAAAAGGAAAACGAAATAAGAGTAGGCTGCATGAAATTCTTCAGAAGCACATTGTATTCAAAGAATCAGGACTAGAACATTATAGAACATACATTGTAGGTATCCAACTCCACTAGTTTCAAGAATTATAGTGAAATTACAATGAAACGCACACTTTAAAGCTGGATTTGCACCAATATACTGGCATATCAGCAGTCAACGTCACGACTGATTGGAGTTTTAAGGTTGCAGAGGACGGGAAGTTGATAGGCTCTATTAAAATCAGTAGGAGGAGTAACAGCAAATTTCTTTATACAAGAACAAAACTCTGATTTATCTGATAACGAATTCATAGCCATATTATCTAGACCTTGTGCTGCAGTGCAACAATCAGGACCTGGATCCGGAGTTCCATCAAACAGATAACTAATACATGGAATTAACTGCGACAAGCAACTATTATAATCGATACCTCCAACCACAGAAGGGACCGAAGAAAGAGATAAAATGACTATCATCATCAATATTGTCGTCCCTGTCAAGCAATTAATCGACTTTTTGCCCATTTTTATCGTATGATGAGAGACCTTTTTTCTTTGAAAATTTAGAAAATTGATGAGCCTTGACAATGCAATGATCCCCTATTTATAGTTCATGCGTCTGTAATACGTTCACACTAGTACAATATTATGGTCTTCTTCGAAGTTTGACATTTCCATGCACATATGTTGACTTGTATATGAATGATGATGTTGTTGGATTGGAAAACAGTGGAATCATCTTACACGGCTTCTGTTACACTTGTTTTCACCAAGAAACTGATAGCAGATCACAAGAAAACTAATGCTATAATATGCATACATCTAATCTGCAATATATGGTGATTAATATTTATTGTTCAGATTGCAAGTAATAGAAGACATTGTTGGTGAAGTTTTGGAGGTTGGAAGATGGCAGTTACAAATAATAGAATGTATACCATATATGGTAACAGTTGGAAAGTTTAATTTAATGTGTAGGAGTGTGTGATATCATCTGTATTGTTATAGATAATGCAGCTTACAAAGTAAAACTAGAATTTCATTTAAACTATTGACAACCTTTTAAAGATGTTTTTGTATTATAACATGCATATCAGTATGCAGTTGTAAAAAAAATGCAGACTGATTATCTGTAATTTAGGTAATATGTAATTACTAGGAAAACTAGAGTAAGACAAAATTCTTGTCTCTCTGCCAGCAGATCATGTTAGCTAGATAACATATTCTGAATAGCCTATTATTTGACGTGGCTCCCTAGAGAAAAGGTGGTGACCCTTTGTCTAGTTTCTTCTAATTTAAACTAGCATTACATTGTGTTGAACTTTGTAGGCATGGAAATGAAAATTGCAAAGAGATTTGAAGGAAAGGTGGTGATTGTCTCGGCTTCAACACAGGGCATTGGGTTTGGCATCGCCGAGCGCCTTGGACTAGAAGGTGCCTCCATTGTCATCTCTTCTCGGAAACAGGTTTCTTTTGCAGTCCGAGTCACTTATGTTTTCTGTTGAATCAATGGTTTTGTTCCCTTTTTGTTTGGACACATTTTGGCTTGCTTCACATAGTTAAATGCATATGATAATTATTCCAATGGACTGATAATTTTATGTTTTACCCCAAGTGAGTTCAAGTGCTGTTGGTTTTTAAATGGTTTTATAGAATAACGTAGACGAGGCAGTGGAAAAACTGAAGGCCCGAGGAGTGGAAGTAACGGGATTGGTGTGTCACGTATCAAATGCTCGACAAAGAAAGAATCTCGTTGACACCACAGTTCAGGTTAATTCAAATTTACTTGATCTTGTTCATAATATGTTCAAGGACAAAGATTATTCCTCACTTGCCTAAGGTTGTTGGTCTGAGACTGTGTACTCTGATTTGTTCTGTCTCGGAATGATTGATGCTTTCTGTTATGCTGTAAACAAAGATGCTGCTCATGAATGTCAATTGGTTGTGTCATTGTGCTGAAGTTGTTTAGAATTCCAGAAAATTCTTACTCTGATATCATTGTTCGCCTGGTTTTATGACCTTGAGAGAATCAATTATTTTTTTCAGAAATACGGAAAAATAGATGTGGTGGTTTCCAATGCTGCTACAAATCCATCTACTCGCAGCATTTTGGACAGTGAAGAATCGCTACTCGATAAGCTTTGGGAAATTAATGTGAAAAGTGGTATACTGCTAGTAAAGGTAAAGTCCGCAGAGTATAATTTCGTTACAATGTCAAGATGCTCACTAATAACCTTGTTACTAGTAAAgtttcatatcaattagcaaaAAAGAAGAGAAAAGTCTCAAATCACTTTCCCTTTGATGTTCTGGCAATTGCTTAGTAAAAATTCAATTTTACCTTCTATTTTACTTGGGTTTTCTCCATTTTCTTCTTTCCATTGCAGGATGCAGCTCCGTTCTTGAGCAAAGGCTCGTCTGTTATTTTCATTTCCTCAGTTAGTGCGTACAGTCCAGGTTTGTTTATGGGGATGTACTCAGTTACAAAAACAACTCTCCTTGCGCTTACGAAGGTAATGGATGACAGCTTTCTGATGACTAATGTTAAAGTTCAATATTCTTCTTTAGTAATATTCCTGTATTGATTACTGTTTATGCACATCTAATGAGAAATACTGACTTGTTGATCTTGTTAAAGGCCCTAGCATCCGAGATGGCCCCTGATACTCGTGTAAACTGTATAGCACCTGGTTTTGTACCCACACGGATGAATGATTACATCTCAAGAAATGACCTACTTGTAAGTTTCTAGGTTTTGGTTCAGCTAACTGTTTCCTGATGATGACTGATTCTTCTAGACCACTTTCTTTTACTGATTTTTTTCGTGGCCTTGCGAGTAGAGAAAGGCCATCGAGGAGAAAATGTTAATGGAAGGATTTGGAACGACACAAGACATGGCGTCTGCCACTGCATTTTTGGCTTCAGATGATGCTTCATTCATCACAGGAGAAACATTGGTGGTTGCTGGTGGAATGCCTTCCAGGCTTTAGATATCACTTTCCTTTGCAATATGCTCCTTGTTAGTCTAAACTTGCAACTTAGTATTAATATTTTAGTTTTGGCGAGTCCTCTTTATCTTCACATTTAATATGAATCATCTAAAATGTTATCAATTTCTTGTTCCGAACGCTCCCTCGTTTGTCTTCCAGTTCCACATTAAAGAATAACCCTGACATTGTCAGTTTTCTTTGATAATATCGGCATCTCTTCAATGTATTTAGTAACTTCTTTAACCTCATTCAAATTAGTTTAGCGACTGTAACTGAAGAAAAGCATTAAACCGTCAACAAGTTTTGAGAATAAGAACTACTGTGCTGCACCTTTGCAAATATTGTGCTTAAACTTCCTTTAATGTGAAGAATGCTTGTTCTCACTGTTCTCTTATTTCTCAAGTGTGAGATGGTCAATTAGTATTAGTTATTATCCTTTTATTGTCATCTACTAGCATTGGCCACTTCAGATCCACAGCAAGACTCAAATAAATAATAAACTCGTAATTCAAATAGATAATAAGCAAGGTAAGATGGAATTTATATTCTCAATAACTTCAAGTCTTTAACATCCGGACTGCATTTATCGATACAATAGGACTATCTGTCCAAGGTTTGAACAAATAAAGCACGGATATAATGTAGGATTGCTTAAATATTTAGCAACCACCAAAAGTCTAAAAACTGTTAAAGTTGAGAACATAACTAAAATTCATCTTGATATATCTATACTTTGTCCAACTAGTATTAGAACAGAAGTAATCAACATTGTACACTCTAGGATGACAATCATGGAAATGCAACACTCTAGGATCAGAATCATGGAAATGCACGGGAGCTTAACATTCACGAAGAACCTTGCATACGAGGCTTTATCCATGATTCCAAGTATCGGAGCTCCTCATTACTAATTGAATGAGCAAGACCTGGGTATGCCTGCAATTGGTGACATCCACATTCATCAGCAGTATACTCTCCAATGCATATGCCAGGCTTTGGCCCATTTGCACAAATATGattcaaatttaataatttttgtccagaaaaataatttttattatagAGCAGACAAATAATTCTAAATAGCCTGTTTTGTGAATTGCTGAACATAATATAATACCTTGAACTCGCAGCTCATTCCAGCCTGCTCAAGAAAGGGGGGACCTGCCTGTCCAGCTTCAAACAATACTGTTTTGTCTGCCATGCCATGAGACCACAAGATAGGTGTCTGCAGATAAGCTTGATATTATTTACCAATCTGAAGGACAAAATATATTGAAAAAGAACTCCATAAAGTGAAAGTAATACATCCGTACTCTTTATTTACGAGATTTATTTACCTGGTTTCACATCTTTATTTTTACACCAACACATCCTAATTTCAGGCTCAACTCTCTATAACTACATATTGAAATAGTACATACTAATTTTATCTATTATCAGCTACACAAGTAAAAATTTACTTATCATCGATTCATGCAAGATATACAAACGAAATTAAAAATATACAAATATCTTAATATCAACTATTTGTCTATGCTATAACAACACCCAATTTCTTGATTATCTACTCCATTACAAATAAGTAATTTATTTCTATATACATATGGTTGTAAAAATCGGTAATCGGCACTAATCGGTTTAGGTACCGATAACTGATTAATCGGTAATTCGGGGATTATTCGGAACAAAGATCGGATGCATTTAAATATGTTCTAGGAATAATTAATATTTTGACCTtgtttaatattaaatataacaATTAAAATGATTCATAAAGATTAATCGGATTTTAAAAATTGAATCGgccaaatatttttttaagaattaaacagggatttttagaacactgtatatatgtaatatattaTAAATAGTGAATCATTTTCAGCTAAACTGAGATAATAACTgttcaaatttaaattttaaaattaggagTTAGAACCGATTAATATCAGTAATAATTTAaagaaattaatattaaatatcaGCCCATGCGAAAAAAGTGGAGATATGCATGTCATATCAATCTTGCGAACCACTGTGTACCGGCACTACGACTTTAAATGAAGTTCAGTAAATAACAAAGGCCTAAAAGTGATGAAGGTCGTCAATACACTTGCAATATGCGGTAAATAAAATGAAAAATGGTGTAACTCTTAACGGAAAACAGCAAGTAAACACTGGTAATTGGTAACCCCCTGCTCTGTTTATCACTTTTAAAATTGAGaaaacacacacaaaaatatcCTTTTCCTTGGCTGAATGTTAGCCATACAACAATGTTGCTACTACTAGATTTCCctagtaaaagcttttgaaataCCAGCTAGGGTTTAGATCATTAAACTGCACAAAACCATCCAATCCACCTGATGTCCTGATCACAATAACGAGTATGAAAAACAAAATGCGGACATATGCATATAGGAGGAAACTGGGAGCCGCTTTAAAGTTTAAACACGGTATTTTCATCATTTCTAATAGGACATGGTCTTTTGTACTTATGATTATTGGTATGTTActttttccaaacttgttccCCTCAAAGTTCACAGAACAGTATCTCACGACCTACATACATATACTTGAAGTTATCAACAAACCCAAATTGGCCACCAGATCAACATTCCTAATACACACTGATTCCCTGGATTGGAAGCTTTTTAGACTAGGATTGTGCTCATTGTAGCTTAAAAGCTGATACCCCGTATTTAAGAATCATGGCAGACTTTAAGATCGAGAAATGACATTTAGTTTAAGGCACAGAGTAATTTGACATCAACACTGGAGTCCCTCTCTTTAAACACAACTGCTAACCTCATTGACATGCTAGACATATATTGGGCAATGGGCATACTTGTTGACGTAAATGAATCATGAAAGTgctataaattataaaatatgtT is a window from the Apium graveolens cultivar Ventura chromosome 1, ASM990537v1, whole genome shotgun sequence genome containing:
- the LOC141711406 gene encoding non-specific lipid-transfer protein 1-like; translated protein: MGKKSINCLTGTTILMMIVILSLSSVPSVVGGIDYNSCLSQLIPCISYLFDGTPDPGPDCCTAAQGLDNMAMNSLSDKSEFCSCIKKFAVTPPTDFNRAYQLPVLCNLKTPISRDVDC
- the LOC141721927 gene encoding tropinone reductase-like 3; this encodes MEMKIAKRFEGKVVIVSASTQGIGFGIAERLGLEGASIVISSRKQNNVDEAVEKLKARGVEVTGLVCHVSNARQRKNLVDTTVQKYGKIDVVVSNAATNPSTRSILDSEESLLDKLWEINVKSGILLVKDAAPFLSKGSSVIFISSVSAYSPGLFMGMYSVTKTTLLALTKALASEMAPDTRVNCIAPGFVPTRMNDYISRNDLLRKAIEEKMLMEGFGTTQDMASATAFLASDDASFITGETLVVAGGMPSRL
- the LOC141671120 gene encoding uncharacterized protein LOC141671120, with product MEEGEDHQKQDEQVLMKKSTALAYSEDRLDELKSFFAWVFIDQSNIWRAGLSWSIFSLLAIAVPLLSHFVFHCNTCDRNHRRPFGSIVQLSLSVFSILSFISLSSFAKKYGLRRFLFLDKLCGVSAKVQRGYAQQVHTSMRLLCAFVFPCFAADCIYKIWWFTSGRNQIPYLINAYLSSTVACVLLLFSWLYRTSIFFLVCVLFRLICYLQILRLEDFAQVFHKESDVGLILLEHLTIRKNLRIISHRFRIFILLTLILVTASQFASLLVTLEAGSEVNIFNAGELALTSMTLVAGLFICLRSAAKITHRAQAITCLAAKWHACSTINSFDEVDDDNPRAHIVAPRMDYINGHWESDHEEGDEDDIDNTNMMPVFTYTMSYQKRQALVTYFENNKAGITVFGFMLDRTSLHTIIAIQMSLTLWLLNKTIGI